A window of the Arenibacter algicola genome harbors these coding sequences:
- a CDS encoding YqaE/Pmp3 family membrane protein: protein MGCFRVLLAIIFPPLAVIGKGCGSFIIVFLLTLCGWVPGVIAALIILNNPN from the coding sequence ATGGGCTGTTTTAGGGTCTTGTTGGCCATTATTTTCCCACCCTTGGCCGTAATTGGCAAGGGGTGCGGATCTTTTATTATCGTTTTTCTGCTTACCCTTTGCGGGTGGGTGCCCGGTGTTATCGCCGCCTTGATCATCCTTAACAATCCGAACTAA